The following proteins are co-located in the Petroclostridium xylanilyticum genome:
- a CDS encoding RNA-guided endonuclease InsQ/TnpB family protein: protein MIIALKVRLEPNNKQKTKLFQSAGVARWAYNWTLAKQEENYKSGGKFIKDGDLRKELTFLKKTEKYKWLNDYSNNITKQAIKDACDAYYKFFKKLADKPKFKSRKKSQPKFYQDTEKIKFKNGKVRLEKIGWVRLSEKDRIPENAKYTNPRVKFDGIHWYVSVGIEAEQEAVELTGESIGIDLGIKNLAVCSNGMTFKNINKTKRVKKLEKKLRRLQHKVSNKYQKNKEGGSCVKTGNIIKLEKNIKKLYKRLDNIRTDNRHKATAEIVKTKPSRIVMENLNVSGMMKNKHLSKSISEQGLFEFKTMLQYKCRKYGIEFIEADKWYPSSKTCSACGHVKTKLSLSEREFICECCGAAIDRDKNASINLSRYKAS, encoded by the coding sequence ATGATAATAGCCCTGAAAGTCAGGCTTGAACCCAACAACAAGCAAAAAACAAAATTGTTTCAGAGTGCAGGAGTTGCAAGATGGGCATATAACTGGACGCTTGCCAAACAAGAAGAAAATTATAAAAGCGGTGGCAAATTCATTAAAGACGGAGACTTGAGAAAAGAATTAACGTTTTTAAAGAAGACTGAAAAATACAAGTGGCTTAATGATTACAGCAACAACATAACCAAACAAGCCATAAAGGATGCCTGTGATGCTTACTATAAGTTTTTTAAAAAGCTTGCCGATAAACCAAAATTTAAAAGCAGGAAGAAAAGCCAGCCAAAATTTTATCAAGATACCGAAAAAATAAAATTCAAAAACGGCAAGGTTAGATTAGAAAAAATTGGTTGGGTAAGACTTTCAGAAAAAGACAGGATACCGGAAAATGCAAAATATACAAACCCAAGGGTAAAGTTTGACGGAATACACTGGTATGTGTCTGTAGGCATTGAGGCGGAGCAAGAGGCTGTTGAGCTTACAGGCGAAAGTATAGGTATTGATTTAGGGATAAAGAATTTGGCTGTATGCTCAAACGGAATGACATTTAAAAACATCAACAAAACCAAAAGAGTTAAAAAATTAGAAAAGAAATTGCGCAGGTTGCAGCACAAGGTATCAAACAAATACCAAAAAAACAAGGAAGGAGGAAGTTGCGTCAAAACAGGCAACATTATAAAACTTGAAAAAAACATTAAAAAGTTGTACAAACGTCTTGATAACATCAGAACTGACAACAGGCATAAAGCAACTGCCGAGATAGTGAAAACCAAGCCATCAAGGATAGTTATGGAAAACCTGAATGTCAGTGGTATGATGAAAAACAAACACCTGTCAAAATCAATATCAGAGCAGGGCTTGTTTGAATTCAAAACAATGCTTCAGTATAAATGCAGGAAGTATGGAATTGAATTTATAGAAGCCGATAAATGGTATCCTTCATCAAAAACCTGTTCAGCATGTGGGCATGTGAAAACCAAACTGTCACTGTCTGAAAGGGAATTTATATGTGAATGTTGCGGTGCTGCAATAGACAGGGATAAGAATGCAAGTATCAATTTATCAAGATATAAAGCATCATAA